A genomic window from Variovorax paradoxus includes:
- a CDS encoding RNA methyltransferase: protein MRIHELKQRLREAGAGPSHEQRILRLWSHALPRNSGRRLPGTFFPSSLLEALPAIEAELAGLARIHAVHPGADGSERLLVALADGQTVESVLLPRDGLCVSSQVGCAVGCQFCMTGRDGLLRQVGSAEIIAQVALARMRRPVRKVVFMGMGEPAHNLDNVMEAIDLLGTVGNVGHKNIVFSTVGDPRAFERLLQQRVRPALALSLHTTKAELRKKLLPRAPGLTPEEVVDAGERYARATGYPIQYQWTLLEGVNDGQDEIDGIVKLLSGKYGVLNMIPFNAVDGVAFSRPSWERCEEIARTLHQRGILTKLRNSAGQDVDGGCGQLRARAAEVRVTLHRRAEDSR from the coding sequence ATGCGAATCCACGAACTGAAACAACGACTCCGCGAAGCCGGCGCGGGCCCCAGCCACGAGCAGCGCATCTTGCGGCTGTGGTCGCATGCACTGCCTCGCAACAGCGGCAGGCGTCTGCCGGGCACCTTCTTTCCGTCGTCGCTGCTGGAGGCCCTGCCCGCCATCGAGGCCGAGCTTGCGGGGCTGGCGCGCATCCACGCGGTGCACCCCGGCGCCGATGGCTCGGAGCGGCTGCTCGTGGCCCTTGCGGACGGTCAGACGGTGGAGAGTGTGTTGCTGCCTCGCGATGGCCTGTGCGTGTCTTCGCAGGTTGGGTGCGCCGTGGGGTGCCAGTTCTGCATGACAGGCCGCGACGGCTTGCTGCGCCAGGTAGGCAGCGCCGAGATCATTGCCCAGGTCGCCCTCGCGCGCATGCGCCGGCCGGTGCGCAAGGTGGTGTTCATGGGCATGGGCGAACCGGCCCACAACCTGGACAACGTAATGGAGGCCATCGACCTGCTCGGCACGGTGGGCAACGTCGGTCACAAGAACATCGTGTTCTCGACCGTGGGCGATCCGCGTGCGTTCGAAAGGCTGCTGCAGCAACGCGTGAGGCCTGCGCTGGCGCTCTCGTTGCACACGACCAAGGCCGAGTTGCGCAAGAAGCTCCTTCCGCGCGCGCCGGGCCTGACGCCCGAGGAAGTGGTCGATGCAGGCGAGCGCTATGCGCGGGCCACCGGCTACCCGATTCAGTACCAGTGGACACTGCTGGAAGGCGTGAACGACGGGCAGGATGAAATCGACGGCATCGTGAAGCTGCTCTCCGGCAAATACGGCGTGCTGAACATGATTCCGTTCAACGCGGTGGATGGCGTGGCGTTCAGCCGCCCATCATGGGAGCGCTGCGAAGAGATTGCGCGCACGCTGCATCAGCGGGGCATTCTGACGAAGCTGCGCAATTCGGCCGGGCAGGATGTGGATGGCGGGTGCGGTCAGCTGAGGGCGCGCGCAGCCGAAGTGCGGGTAACGCTTCATCGAAGGGCTGAAGACTCTCGTTGA
- a CDS encoding alpha/beta fold hydrolase — protein MYTEQGGQGPDLLLMLHGMGATGAVWSPMCAEASARWLALDLPGHGQSDRQDSYAIGQYAASVGRAVLPHVHPEGRLVVLGHSLGGVIGLALATGWFGVTPHRVFAAGIKIAWSDEELRRMETLASQPAKSFPTEAEAWARYLKVSGLAGITNAASPVVARGIAHNDNNDGWRLAMDPRANAVGKPPLSELMTLARCPIHLARGGNDALVTLEQTRSLDPDARDLGPHGHNVMVEAPGQVWDWMASLT, from the coding sequence ATGTACACAGAACAAGGTGGCCAAGGCCCAGACCTCCTCCTCATGCTGCACGGCATGGGCGCAACAGGCGCAGTGTGGTCGCCCATGTGCGCCGAGGCCAGTGCCCGCTGGCTCGCTCTTGACTTGCCTGGCCACGGCCAATCCGATCGGCAAGACTCCTATGCCATCGGCCAATACGCAGCAAGCGTCGGGCGCGCCGTGCTGCCGCACGTCCATCCCGAGGGGCGCCTCGTAGTTCTCGGGCACTCGCTGGGCGGAGTGATCGGCCTTGCACTGGCAACAGGTTGGTTCGGCGTTACACCGCACCGCGTCTTCGCAGCCGGCATCAAGATCGCATGGAGCGATGAAGAGCTCCGCCGCATGGAAACGCTGGCATCCCAGCCTGCCAAGAGCTTCCCCACGGAAGCAGAAGCATGGGCCAGATACCTGAAGGTCTCCGGCCTCGCCGGAATCACCAACGCAGCATCACCCGTCGTCGCGCGAGGCATCGCGCATAACGACAACAACGACGGCTGGCGCCTCGCAATGGACCCCAGAGCCAACGCCGTAGGCAAGCCACCGTTGTCCGAACTGATGACCCTGGCGCGCTGCCCCATCCATCTGGCCCGCGGAGGCAACGACGCACTGGTAACGCTGGAGCAGACCCGCTCCCTCGACCCCGATGCCCGCGACCTCGGCCCGCATGGCCACAACGTGATGGTCGAGGCGCCCGGGCAGGTCTGGGATTGGATGGCCTCCCTCACGTGA
- a CDS encoding AraC family transcriptional regulator — protein sequence MDVLSDVLRTIRLEGALFLNGDMRAPWCFNVPKSSDMAQVLKPGAPRLAICHLVLQGQCWAQLQGAEPIRVNAGEVIAVPHGDPHVLGSHLRHAAVDVEHVVRPQVPAVQRIRYGGDGDRTVLVCSWLTYEGDAPNPVMSNLPGLFITALRSRPAGPWIEQSVNFVLGDAAARAPGSELLVAKVAELLFAEVVRGYIESMPANNPGWLAGLRDPHVGRCLALMHGEPARAWTVEALAQESHISRSVLADRFTELVGAPPMHYLAHWRMILAAGMLRRDQANLARIAEGVGYESEAAFNRAFKREYGVSPGVWRHNG from the coding sequence ATGGACGTGCTGTCGGACGTGCTGCGGACCATCCGGCTGGAGGGCGCCCTGTTCCTGAACGGAGACATGCGCGCGCCCTGGTGCTTCAACGTCCCCAAGAGCTCGGACATGGCCCAGGTGCTCAAGCCCGGCGCGCCACGCCTTGCCATCTGCCATCTGGTGCTGCAGGGGCAGTGCTGGGCGCAACTCCAGGGGGCAGAGCCGATTCGCGTGAACGCCGGCGAAGTCATCGCCGTGCCGCACGGCGATCCGCATGTCCTGGGGAGCCACCTGCGCCACGCGGCCGTGGACGTCGAACATGTCGTGCGCCCGCAGGTGCCCGCGGTGCAACGCATTCGCTACGGCGGCGATGGCGATCGCACGGTGCTCGTATGCAGTTGGCTCACCTACGAAGGCGATGCGCCCAACCCCGTCATGTCCAACCTTCCGGGCCTCTTCATCACGGCGCTGCGCAGCAGGCCGGCGGGGCCGTGGATCGAGCAATCCGTCAATTTTGTGCTGGGCGACGCGGCCGCGCGAGCACCCGGCTCGGAGTTGCTGGTCGCCAAGGTGGCCGAGTTGCTGTTCGCGGAAGTGGTGCGGGGCTATATCGAGTCCATGCCCGCCAACAACCCCGGCTGGCTGGCTGGCTTGCGCGACCCCCACGTGGGCCGCTGCCTGGCGCTGATGCACGGCGAGCCCGCACGCGCGTGGACAGTGGAGGCGCTGGCACAGGAATCCCACATCTCGCGCAGTGTGCTGGCGGACCGTTTCACAGAGCTGGTGGGCGCGCCGCCCATGCACTACCTGGCGCACTGGCGCATGATCCTGGCCGCAGGCATGCTGCGTAGAGACCAGGCCAACCTTGCGCGCATCGCCGAGGGCGTCGGCTACGAATCGGAAGCGGCCTTCAACCGTGCCTTCAAGCGAGAGTACGGTGTGTCACCAGGGGTTTGGCGGCACAACGGTTAG
- a CDS encoding DUF4242 domain-containing protein, producing the protein MPKFVIERDIPGAGKLTPSDLKAISQKSCGVLSSMGTDIQWIHSYVTGDRIYCVYQATDEDLVRRHAELGGFPANRVDRVYSVIDPATAE; encoded by the coding sequence ATGCCCAAGTTCGTAATCGAAAGAGACATCCCCGGCGCCGGCAAGCTCACGCCATCCGACCTGAAGGCCATCTCGCAAAAGTCCTGCGGCGTCCTCAGCAGCATGGGCACCGACATCCAATGGATCCACAGCTACGTGACGGGCGATCGGATCTATTGCGTCTACCAGGCGACCGACGAGGACCTCGTGCGCCGGCACGCCGAGCTCGGCGGCTTTCCGGCCAACCGGGTGGACCGGGTGTACAGCGTCATCGACCCGGCCACAGCCGAGTAA
- a CDS encoding winged helix-turn-helix transcriptional regulator — MEKLTNAAGSTNMHEEMRRAFALLSGKWKLEIMWLLNQRIYRFGELRKAIPGITQHMLTAQLRELEADGLVSRTVFAEVPPRVEYEITGKALGLGPTMAALTAWWEQYGRSVPTKTASRGRKASSK; from the coding sequence ATGGAAAAACTGACTAATGCAGCCGGCAGCACCAACATGCATGAGGAAATGCGCAGAGCATTCGCCTTGCTTTCCGGCAAATGGAAGCTGGAAATCATGTGGTTGCTCAACCAGCGGATCTATCGCTTCGGAGAGCTGCGCAAGGCAATTCCAGGGATAACCCAACACATGCTGACGGCGCAGCTTCGGGAGTTGGAGGCAGACGGTCTGGTGTCCCGCACGGTGTTTGCGGAGGTGCCTCCCCGTGTCGAATACGAGATCACAGGTAAGGCCCTGGGACTCGGACCTACGATGGCTGCCCTCACGGCGTGGTGGGAGCAGTACGGCCGCAGCGTGCCCACAAAGACAGCTTCACGAGGGCGCAAAGCCAGTTCCAAGTAG
- a CDS encoding DoxX family protein, whose product MIENYFYWISTALLCLLYVASAVMYITKSSWVRQALADLGYPEYLVPILIAVKLLAVAAILSRVNVQLSDLAYAGMFFHLLLAASAHVNVRKASAAAPAAVGLVLLIASFVTQNAARDIPSPNIPTAAAKQPKLN is encoded by the coding sequence ATGATCGAAAACTATTTCTACTGGATAAGCACCGCGCTTCTGTGCCTTCTGTATGTGGCCTCTGCGGTGATGTACATCACCAAGAGCAGCTGGGTCCGCCAGGCTCTCGCCGACCTTGGCTATCCCGAATACCTTGTTCCGATCCTGATCGCCGTAAAGCTCCTGGCGGTCGCGGCCATTCTTTCGCGTGTGAATGTTCAGCTGAGTGACCTCGCTTACGCCGGCATGTTCTTCCACCTGCTTCTGGCCGCATCTGCTCACGTCAACGTGCGCAAGGCCAGCGCGGCCGCACCTGCCGCGGTGGGCCTCGTGCTGCTGATCGCTTCATTCGTGACGCAGAACGCTGCTCGCGATATTCCGTCGCCGAACATCCCCACTGCAGCGGCAAAACAACCAAAACTCAACTGA
- a CDS encoding SDR family NAD(P)-dependent oxidoreductase, translating into MARLNGKIAVVTGAGRGIGRATAKLFAAEGAKVAVLSRTAANVDRVVADIQEAGGIALGVVCDVSDAGQIKAAIDTVVSTYGGLDILVNVAFDPSVVQATVIGMSVEQLQRNFEMGPIAYLRTMQACYPHLKASGEGRVINFASLAGVLGMAPYAPYNMAKEAVRALTRSAAREWGADKITVNNILPVADTWGAGADAPPASNALGRHGSPEDDIAPVVLFLASRDAQFLTGYSLTPDGGMIIDSAR; encoded by the coding sequence ATGGCTCGACTCAATGGAAAGATTGCTGTCGTGACAGGGGCAGGACGCGGCATTGGCCGCGCGACTGCCAAACTGTTTGCGGCCGAAGGCGCGAAGGTGGCCGTTCTTTCGCGGACTGCCGCAAATGTCGACCGTGTCGTCGCCGACATTCAAGAGGCCGGAGGCATTGCGCTCGGCGTTGTATGCGACGTGAGCGATGCTGGCCAGATCAAGGCAGCCATTGATACGGTCGTCTCGACCTATGGCGGTCTCGACATCCTCGTGAACGTTGCATTCGACCCTTCTGTCGTGCAAGCGACGGTCATTGGCATGTCGGTAGAGCAACTGCAGCGCAATTTCGAGATGGGTCCGATTGCCTACTTGCGCACCATGCAAGCCTGCTATCCCCACCTCAAGGCCAGCGGCGAGGGCCGGGTCATCAACTTCGCGTCGCTTGCGGGAGTGCTTGGCATGGCGCCCTACGCCCCATACAACATGGCGAAGGAAGCTGTTCGCGCGCTGACGCGATCTGCCGCCAGGGAGTGGGGAGCAGACAAGATCACGGTCAACAACATATTGCCCGTTGCAGACACCTGGGGCGCTGGAGCCGATGCACCTCCTGCAAGCAACGCGCTCGGACGGCATGGATCGCCTGAGGATGACATTGCGCCCGTCGTTCTTTTTCTGGCCAGCAGAGATGCACAGTTCCTGACGGGCTACAGCCTGACTCCTGACGGCGGGATGATCATTGACAGCGCGCGCTGA
- a CDS encoding YybH family protein translates to MRQPEDAPHAFQAAWNNHDMASLGALFHEDATFVNRFGHYVRGVEEIVKLHAPIHATIYSDSTLENELIDVVAISDGAAIIHFWSRLTAGAAHPAGPHAVDTLILAVLTRQAGEWRIKALENVTLTNPRTGEAVLRDDRGS, encoded by the coding sequence ATGAGACAACCCGAAGACGCGCCCCACGCATTTCAAGCCGCCTGGAACAACCACGACATGGCGTCCCTTGGAGCGCTGTTCCATGAGGACGCGACATTCGTGAATCGGTTCGGGCACTACGTGCGCGGCGTCGAGGAAATCGTCAAGCTGCATGCGCCCATCCACGCAACCATCTACAGCGATTCCACGCTCGAGAACGAGCTGATCGACGTGGTCGCCATCAGCGATGGTGCGGCAATCATTCACTTCTGGAGCCGCCTCACGGCCGGTGCGGCTCACCCGGCAGGCCCGCACGCTGTAGACACGCTGATCCTTGCCGTGCTGACGCGGCAGGCTGGCGAGTGGCGAATCAAGGCGCTCGAGAACGTCACCCTGACGAACCCTCGCACTGGAGAAGCCGTGCTGAGAGACGACCGGGGTTCTTGA
- a CDS encoding 3-deoxy-7-phosphoheptulonate synthase: protein MSRLDDPLHDAEIGSRDSTLDTTRIDDVRIGAVRPLITPALLQERVPVRDNTLALVEGSRAAIADVLHGRDDRLVVVVGPCSIHDHDQAIEYAQRLKKIADSLQDDLLIVMRAYFEKPRTTVGWKGYINDPHLDGSFAINEGLERARRLLLELTTLGLPTGTEFLDLLSPQFIADLIAWGAIGARTTESQSHRQLASGLSCPVGFKNGTDGSVKVAADAILAARAPHAFMGMTKMGMAAIFETRGNDDCHVILRGGKAPNYSAADVASSCEALLANGLRPQVMIDVSHGNSSKQHQRQIVVAEDVAAQIAAGERRITGIMIESHLEEGRQDLKPGVALKHGVSITDACIGFAQTVPVLEGLASAVKARRRLSKA, encoded by the coding sequence ATGTCCCGCCTCGACGACCCCCTCCACGACGCCGAAATCGGCTCCCGCGACAGCACGCTCGACACCACCCGGATCGACGACGTGCGCATCGGCGCCGTTCGTCCGCTCATCACCCCTGCCCTGCTGCAGGAACGCGTGCCGGTGCGCGACAACACGCTGGCGCTGGTCGAAGGCAGCCGCGCGGCAATCGCCGACGTGCTGCACGGTCGCGACGACCGGCTGGTGGTGGTGGTCGGCCCATGCTCCATTCATGACCACGACCAGGCCATCGAATACGCACAGCGTTTGAAGAAGATCGCCGACTCCCTGCAGGACGACCTGCTGATCGTGATGCGTGCCTATTTCGAAAAGCCGCGCACCACCGTGGGCTGGAAGGGCTACATCAACGACCCCCACCTGGACGGCAGTTTCGCGATCAACGAAGGGCTGGAGCGCGCTCGGCGCCTGCTGCTCGAGCTGACCACCCTTGGCCTGCCGACCGGCACCGAGTTTCTAGATCTGCTGAGCCCGCAGTTCATTGCCGACCTGATCGCCTGGGGTGCCATTGGAGCGCGCACCACCGAGAGCCAGAGCCATCGACAACTGGCGTCGGGCCTGAGCTGCCCGGTCGGCTTCAAGAACGGCACGGACGGCAGCGTGAAGGTTGCGGCCGACGCCATTCTTGCGGCACGCGCGCCACATGCCTTCATGGGCATGACCAAGATGGGCATGGCGGCGATCTTCGAGACGCGCGGCAACGACGACTGCCATGTGATCCTGCGCGGCGGCAAAGCGCCCAACTATTCGGCCGCGGATGTCGCGTCTAGCTGCGAGGCGCTGCTGGCAAATGGCCTGCGGCCGCAGGTCATGATCGACGTCTCGCATGGCAACAGCAGCAAGCAGCACCAGCGGCAGATCGTGGTCGCCGAAGACGTGGCGGCGCAAATCGCGGCCGGCGAGCGGCGCATCACGGGCATCATGATCGAGAGCCATCTCGAAGAAGGACGGCAAGACCTGAAGCCCGGCGTCGCGCTGAAGCACGGTGTGTCGATCACCGATGCCTGCATCGGCTTTGCCCAGACGGTGCCGGTGCTCGAGGGACTGGCTTCGGCGGTGAAGGCGCGGCGGCGCCTGTCGAAGGCGTAA
- a CDS encoding YfbM family protein, translating into MSCLGVHFALTQDDATALEAIEDDDARLEYVTEEIEARYFEEAEAYVAESDKSWDAMHRALSDGTLSWTGGAYPLNHVVLGGRSLYSNDDYIMSLKTPAQVRDIAAALEPIGEAEFRQLYNNINAKNYDGDISDEDFEYTWTWFVGVKDLYAKASAEGRFVLFTADQ; encoded by the coding sequence ATGAGTTGCCTCGGTGTTCATTTCGCTCTCACCCAAGACGATGCGACTGCCTTGGAGGCCATCGAAGACGACGATGCTCGCCTCGAATATGTGACAGAGGAGATAGAGGCACGCTACTTCGAAGAAGCCGAGGCTTACGTTGCGGAGTCCGACAAGTCATGGGATGCAATGCATCGGGCCCTTTCGGACGGAACGCTGTCATGGACGGGTGGAGCCTACCCGCTCAACCACGTCGTCTTGGGCGGCCGCAGCCTTTACTCCAACGACGACTACATCATGAGCCTGAAGACTCCGGCTCAAGTGCGGGATATTGCGGCAGCCCTGGAGCCTATTGGCGAGGCTGAATTCAGGCAGCTCTACAACAACATCAATGCCAAAAATTACGACGGCGACATCTCCGACGAAGACTTCGAGTACACGTGGACCTGGTTCGTTGGAGTGAAAGATCTGTACGCCAAGGCGTCTGCTGAAGGTCGCTTCGTACTTTTCACCGCCGACCAGTGA
- a CDS encoding PrsW family intramembrane metalloprotease, which produces MSSPVFEQGDAGWPVGTDSFFQPQRAAFWVLTALIVNGLFYTVNMFSMGFRVVPVTAFLGLLVWGLYSLAFFQAFRTLDLLEQHPPEAYVLAFAWGGMGAVYFAAPANIAIQSLCAKLVSPEFVAVWGAAIAGPITEEFLKLAGVILLVLVARNQFQTYLSVLIVGAMAGLGFQVIENLSYTVNSSMHFPLENQVYPVLLNLLTRGLLSGLWSHAAYTTIASFGVAWFLLHPERPMVMRVACALLCFGLAWAMHFVWNAPFLEDLFDGGYGEMAVLLVVKGIPVVIATGLFWRVAVRENGTYLHALAAWFVPERELIRDDEWVRLGAPMQRYKVRREMGWTFGWKARRLKTQLQREQLRLIRKAGTYGRGAQTLRHEVAIRRLRAELDPLIGAKA; this is translated from the coding sequence ATGAGCTCGCCCGTCTTCGAGCAGGGCGACGCGGGCTGGCCGGTTGGCACCGATTCATTCTTCCAGCCGCAGCGCGCCGCGTTCTGGGTGCTGACGGCGCTGATCGTCAACGGGCTGTTCTACACGGTCAACATGTTCTCGATGGGGTTCCGCGTGGTGCCAGTTACCGCGTTTCTGGGGCTGCTGGTGTGGGGGCTCTACTCCCTGGCTTTCTTTCAGGCCTTTCGCACGCTGGACTTGCTCGAGCAGCATCCGCCAGAGGCTTATGTGCTGGCCTTTGCGTGGGGCGGAATGGGCGCGGTGTATTTCGCTGCGCCGGCCAACATCGCCATTCAGAGCCTGTGTGCGAAGCTGGTGTCGCCGGAGTTCGTCGCGGTCTGGGGAGCGGCAATTGCGGGGCCGATCACGGAAGAATTTTTGAAGCTTGCCGGCGTCATCCTGCTGGTGCTGGTCGCGCGCAACCAGTTTCAGACCTACCTGTCGGTGCTGATCGTCGGTGCCATGGCGGGGCTGGGTTTTCAGGTGATCGAAAACCTGAGCTACACCGTCAACTCGTCCATGCACTTTCCGCTCGAAAACCAGGTGTATCCGGTGCTTCTGAACCTGCTGACGCGCGGGCTTCTGAGCGGGCTGTGGAGCCACGCGGCCTACACGACGATCGCCTCCTTCGGGGTTGCGTGGTTCCTGCTCCACCCGGAGCGGCCGATGGTGATGCGGGTTGCCTGCGCTCTGCTGTGCTTCGGCCTCGCGTGGGCCATGCACTTCGTGTGGAACGCGCCGTTTCTGGAAGACCTCTTCGATGGCGGATACGGCGAGATGGCTGTGCTGCTGGTCGTCAAGGGCATTCCCGTTGTCATTGCGACAGGGCTCTTCTGGCGGGTTGCCGTTCGCGAGAACGGCACTTACCTGCATGCCCTCGCGGCCTGGTTCGTGCCGGAGCGCGAGCTGATTCGCGACGACGAATGGGTTCGCCTGGGCGCGCCCATGCAGCGATACAAGGTCCGTAGAGAGATGGGATGGACCTTCGGCTGGAAAGCAAGGCGCCTGAAGACGCAACTGCAGCGCGAGCAGCTGCGGCTGATCCGCAAGGCCGGCACCTACGGGCGCGGGGCGCAGACGCTGCGGCATGAAGTTGCCATAAGGCGGCTGCGCGCGGAGCTGGATCCGCTCATCGGGGCGAAAGCATGA
- a CDS encoding sensor histidine kinase produces MRALLLLMLAVLGAGWSAPSRAVTLIEQAQLTLTLRGQAAAQAPQPQTVALPYDWDQRQGAVDGEARFAFDIPVADPVAPLALFVPRLGNSFRVLVNGQELARFGAFPPGPYDDASVAPQYFVLPASGSTAPHRVEVVIAAQAARQGGLSPVVVGSKAEVLPLYEDALFWHVSGGRFIAIVSGVLGALSLLVWLRQREPIYLYYGLGELLWSVQTARVLFTHVPLPWPWWGVLPLAAFQAAVPLLCRFALAVVGRDDTRLARLLGLMAWLAPVAAVLGIMVPLLWLMPLWRLLSLLAALAMMVVVVRVALRSAVLEHRVLGVAVVLVVLCGARDVWVMRTSPEAYAMVPWIRFAWVGFAITLAWVIAERMRKDARAMAAMNASLEAELAERNAALEASFAREREGEKARGALEERQRLTQDLHDGLGGQLVGLLQMTQQPGTALDDVALHLRDAVDQLKLTVDAMHGCEGDVASALGSVRYRLGPRLQAAGIELHWDVGPLPLMTGWSARESHQTQMLLFEAFANLMAHAQATRASLDARLVPADGADGEIIEIELRDNGRGFDAEAKFAGKGLTNMHTRAAALGGALTVRSKPGETCLHLRLPVPAATAAGK; encoded by the coding sequence ATGAGGGCACTGCTGTTGTTGATGCTCGCGGTGTTGGGAGCCGGATGGAGCGCTCCTTCGCGGGCCGTCACGCTCATCGAGCAGGCGCAGCTCACGCTTACCTTGCGTGGCCAGGCTGCAGCACAGGCACCGCAGCCGCAGACCGTCGCACTGCCCTATGACTGGGATCAGCGGCAAGGCGCAGTCGACGGCGAGGCGCGGTTCGCGTTCGACATACCGGTGGCCGACCCTGTCGCACCGCTGGCGTTGTTCGTGCCGCGCCTGGGCAACAGTTTTCGTGTGCTCGTGAACGGCCAGGAACTGGCCCGATTCGGCGCCTTCCCGCCAGGCCCCTACGACGATGCCTCCGTTGCGCCGCAGTACTTCGTGCTGCCGGCCTCGGGCTCGACGGCGCCGCATCGCGTTGAAGTCGTCATCGCGGCGCAGGCTGCGAGGCAGGGAGGGCTGTCGCCGGTGGTGGTCGGCAGCAAGGCCGAGGTTCTTCCGTTGTACGAAGACGCCCTGTTCTGGCATGTCAGCGGCGGACGCTTCATTGCCATCGTGAGTGGCGTGCTGGGGGCGCTGTCGCTGCTGGTATGGCTGCGACAGCGCGAACCGATCTATCTCTACTACGGCCTGGGAGAGTTGTTGTGGTCGGTGCAGACGGCGCGCGTGCTGTTCACGCATGTGCCGCTGCCCTGGCCCTGGTGGGGCGTGCTGCCGCTGGCCGCGTTCCAGGCGGCGGTGCCGCTGCTGTGCCGCTTCGCCCTGGCCGTGGTGGGACGCGACGACACCCGCCTGGCACGCCTCCTGGGCCTGATGGCCTGGCTGGCACCGGTTGCGGCCGTACTGGGCATCATGGTGCCTTTGCTGTGGCTGATGCCGCTGTGGCGGTTGCTGAGCCTGCTGGCCGCGCTGGCAATGATGGTCGTCGTGGTGCGCGTGGCGCTGCGCAGTGCCGTGCTGGAACACCGCGTGCTGGGCGTGGCCGTGGTGCTGGTCGTGTTGTGCGGCGCGCGCGACGTCTGGGTGATGCGCACCTCGCCAGAGGCTTACGCGATGGTGCCGTGGATCCGCTTCGCCTGGGTTGGCTTCGCGATCACGCTGGCATGGGTCATCGCCGAGCGCATGCGCAAGGACGCCCGGGCGATGGCGGCAATGAACGCCTCGCTGGAAGCTGAGCTCGCAGAGCGCAACGCCGCCCTGGAAGCCTCCTTCGCGCGCGAGCGGGAAGGAGAAAAAGCGCGCGGCGCGCTGGAAGAACGCCAGCGCCTGACGCAAGACCTGCACGATGGTCTCGGTGGGCAGCTGGTCGGGCTGCTGCAGATGACCCAGCAACCGGGAACAGCACTCGACGATGTGGCGCTGCACCTGCGCGACGCGGTGGACCAGCTCAAGCTCACAGTGGACGCCATGCACGGCTGCGAGGGCGACGTGGCCTCGGCGCTGGGCAGCGTGCGCTACCGCCTGGGGCCGCGCCTGCAGGCTGCCGGCATCGAACTGCACTGGGATGTGGGGCCCCTGCCGCTGATGACGGGTTGGAGTGCGCGCGAGTCCCACCAGACGCAGATGCTGCTGTTCGAGGCCTTCGCCAATCTGATGGCGCACGCGCAGGCGACGCGGGCCAGCCTCGATGCGAGGCTGGTGCCTGCTGATGGCGCAGATGGCGAGATCATCGAGATCGAATTGCGCGATAACGGCCGCGGCTTCGATGCAGAAGCCAAGTTCGCTGGCAAGGGGCTGACGAACATGCACACGCGCGCCGCCGCGCTGGGTGGCGCACTCACGGTGCGCTCCAAGCCCGGAGAAACCTGCCTGCACCTGCGTCTGCCCGTGCCGGCGGCGACAGCAGCCGGCAAATAA